The genome window AGTGGTGGTCAGGGGTCTCCACTTCCacagggatctcaaccattgttGAATCGAAACACCTGGAAAGATATAAATCAGAATAAgcaaaaaggaaagaaaacgTGACTCGAGGTGTCCTGCACATGCGGGACGAAATTAACTGCCGGCTATAATGAGCTTAATGTGTGCATAAGCCTTTTATTTTAGCAACCCTTCCCTTTTCATGTTTCCAAGTTCTTGTTTCTCTACCTAAATGGAAAAATGATTAACTGATGCCGCAACTCTTGACTTATTTGTGTGCCAAATAGACTCACCCAGCTTGGAAGTATTCATTTGACGCAATAACAGatcttttttatttgataaatcaaGTACATAAAGCAGTCCAGGAAGAGAACGATTAGATAAAAAGAATatacacaaataaaaaaaacccaACAACCTAGAACACAGAACAAATGGAAATTCAAAGACTATCAAGTTATACGCTTTATGTATACAAAACTCTAAAGGCTACTTTAAAGGAAGCATTCGAGGAATATAATCTACAGCAGTTCGGAAACCTTCagccaaaaaaaatcaatcggAACTATTTTACTCAACAAATGTATTTCATAAATATAGACATCTGATTTAAGATTTACCTATGATTGATGAACCTTGCAACATTTCCATAATCTGTTGCATCCAGGCAAAGTGCTTCTTCGTCCTTTAAAACCCTTTCAGATCCCCAATCAGCATCGAGAAGCACAGGATATGAATGTGAGTGGTTGTTAaggctctctctctctgacaCTCGGTCATACAGTTCCGCATTGGTCAAAACTTCCCCAACATACTCACAAACAAAAGCCCCTTTTGGCAGGTCCTCTAGGGTGCGAAGCCCCCAACCTTTTCCTCCAGGTGTCATAAACACCTGTCAGATATGACAGAGTACACATAATGAAATTGAgttaaaagagaaaaaatatacaaaacaatTTCCCAATTAACTTCATTAGCTAACAAAATTGCATTAATTTAGTCACTTAATGACCTGCAACTTGCGACTTATTCCTCGCTGTACAACTCGATTTCCACACTGCTTACTGCAGCCACATTTCCACCAGCATTCTTTGATGAATTTCCTTACTAAATGACCCTTGCAGGCATCCAAAATTCCATCatttttggatctttccagagggCATTCCTTACAATAATATAAGCAGTGCTTCTTGGGATCACGATTCATAGAAATACATTCGTCTAAAAGTTCCTCTTTGACAAGGCCTTCCAAAGTGTAGGCATAATCACCGCCAGTTTCATGCGAACATGCGCAAGGTGTCAATGACAGCAGGCAATTATCTGAACAGGTTCCACAACCACTTTCTCCAATTCTTGCAAGAGAGAAGTTCACATATGCATTTTGGAATACCACATTCCGAGGTATGTAGCGAAATGATGGCGGACATTCGCTGTTGACATCATTTGCGAATGAAATTACAACTCTTTCATGCCCTTTGGCTATGTCATATACATCATCAACAAATTTAGTCTCTTCAGTTGACTGCTGATTCTGAAAAACTACAATACTTTGAGAATTACTGTGATCAAGATTGTCAATTTCCCTCTCCAAATTAACTATGCATTGGTTCTTGTTACCAGCATCTAGTTGTACAATGTCAGCTACACCACTGCAGGGTGGAGGGAGGCTTGGTACTTCAGGAAGAGCCATCTCAGGGTCACAGGTTATATATATTGGTGCATTCAAAGGGACAACTTGTCTGTCTGTAGCATTTGCAGAGTCCAATTCAGTATTACTTTCTAACATACCAATATCAGGGTTGACATTAATGTTTTCTTGTAATTCATTACTTGAACTAGTTCCCAGTTCCAAGAAACTTTCGCACATATCTTTCATCAGTTTCTTTAACGAGAAATTTGGATCCAAGGATTTATAAGACCTGAGACATTGAGCTTCGACTGTTCGTATGACATCATCTAGACTGGGCATATGAAAGTCAGGTCGTCCAATTGCAGATTTACAGCTCACAGAAATTTTAACCTCTCCCAAGGCTGTTGAAGCAACCTCAATGTCTTCGATAGATTTCTCTAGAACTTCCACAGTCTTGCAAGGAATTCTCTTTTCAGCAGTAGAGACTGCAATATCATTGTCTTGAGCAGTTTGATCTGCAGATTGAGGAACTACGAGTTGTTGCCCATCTGGCGCTGCTGTACAAGTCTTCCCACTTGCAGAATTTCCTTGTGCTAGGGGGTCTgcaagatttaaaaaatatatatatattgcctcagggaattaaaattttagattgcACTATGATTTCTACTCATAGTAATAAACTAATAGAGAAGCGTTTATGATGCAAAAACCCATCATCGAACTTAATTTGACTACCAgcatttaagaaaaaaatcatGATAGGCAAATCAGGCAAACTTCTTTGCCTCAGAAACAATTGTAAAATCTTCACAGTCTGATCAAGCCAAGACAAACTAAGCGTACCCTCACATAGAACATGTCTGCTAGGTTTAAACTACTTTTCCACTAAGCTGGACTCAATGAACACCATCAGTAACACAAACTTTCATATGCATGCAAGTAGGATCTTAACCTCTCCAACTGTTCAGCTCATTTCTAGTCCTATCATACAAACTACGTATTCAGAAAGAATGACTAAAAGGTTTACTATGCATCAATTTCCATCAGCTTATTTTCAGAACTTTGTCATATAATCGGTATTGACATAAACCAAATTCAGTTTACTCACAAAGAGCCAAATGAGACATGATTCACAAGGATACCCCTTAACAAACCACTTAAACTAAGATTAGTTCAGATTCCAAAACCAAGCATAGCAACATTAATACATCTATGAGTTCATGCAACACTTATTCAACTAAACTCCAACTTCTCTTCACCTTATAAATTACTCATCTTGCAGTCCATAAACATACCATGTATAAAAGCATGACATAGATTAACATATTAGTATCCAACAGGGGATACAGTATATAAGTAGTGTATTAATATTCAAAATACCATCCAaatgcaataaaaaaaattgagcaaATTTAAAGTTGAGGAGACAGTATTTACCAGGATTTGCAACTGGAACTTCAGATTGAGAAATGTCATCAGTTGGCTCATCTTTAGGCTTGATAAGGGCAAGATTACTACGGATCTTCTGTTTTGTCAGAAATACATTACCCCCATCAGCCATTGGCTTCTGCATTTTTGTTCCACCAGAAGACCTTTCAGAGATAGAAATATTTTCCTTCTGAGCACTTTGAGGTGTTTTTCCTCTAGCTCTCAGACGCATAGGAGAGGAGATGGAATTTAACGGAGTTTCCTTTGTCACATCTGGACAAGACTCATTCACAGGTGCAGTCTGCGGtggaacagatttttcttgCACTGTCAAAGACTGAGATGTAACAGGTTGCTTGGCTCTACTTCTAGTAATCCTTTGTTCTGGAACAGAATGAGTTCCAGTCCTCAAAGTTTCAGAATTGGTTTTCTGGGGTGTTGTTACTAGCTGCATCTGATGCTGGGGATCTGCTTCAGCTAGACCTACTTCATCTGCCTCCACCTTCGGCTTTTTCAGCATAGCTACACCAGAACTGGGACCAGGACTGATCATAGAAGGTGATGcctgattttcttgattttttaatcTAAGCCTTTTCAGAGGGCGTATCGAATCATCATCTACCTGATTTTCTTCCTCCAAAGCCTCCACTCGCTGAATTATATTAACAAAACATACATAAATtattggaaacaccttgtagtaCATATATAACTGTATACAAGTAAAAATGAACTACTTACCCTAGGGTCATCGGTTTTCTTCTTTTCAGCTTCCTACAAAATGGTTGAAAGTGTTGAGagaacataaattttaatatatttctctAACCATCTAATTTAAACAAGGTAAATATATTGAAACTGATAAGAAAGGGTTGTGCGAGAGTGAGACAGACAGAAAGTTTACCTCTGACTCTTGAGTATCAAATATTGCATCTACAAGTGCCCGATAGTTTTCTTCTTCTATGAGTTCCCAATTTTTATCATAAACTTTTAGGAGCTTTTTCAGAACTGGCTTTGTCACCTCTTCAGCAATCCCAAGATCTTTCATGGCACGGAAGGCTTTTAAGACTCGCGCATTAGGAGGTGCCATTGCTTGTAGTACACAAAACAAGCTCAAACTTCAAACTTTACC of Daucus carota subsp. sativus chromosome 3, DH1 v3.0, whole genome shotgun sequence contains these proteins:
- the LOC108215096 gene encoding probable inactive histone-lysine N-methyltransferase SUVR2; this translates as MAPPNARVLKAFRAMKDLGIAEEVTKPVLKKLLKVYDKNWELIEEENYRALVDAIFDTQESEEAEKKKTDDPRRVEALEEENQVDDDSIRPLKRLRLKNQENQASPSMISPGPSSGVAMLKKPKVEADEVGLAEADPQHQMQLVTTPQKTNSETLRTGTHSVPEQRITRSRAKQPVTSQSLTVQEKSVPPQTAPVNESCPDVTKETPLNSISSPMRLRARGKTPQSAQKENISISERSSGGTKMQKPMADGGNVFLTKQKIRSNLALIKPKDEPTDDISQSEVPVANPDPLAQGNSASGKTCTAAPDGQQLVVPQSADQTAQDNDIAVSTAEKRIPCKTVEVLEKSIEDIEVASTALGEVKISVSCKSAIGRPDFHMPSLDDVIRTVEAQCLRSYKSLDPNFSLKKLMKDMCESFLELGTSSSNELQENINVNPDIGMLESNTELDSANATDRQVVPLNAPIYITCDPEMALPEVPSLPPPCSGVADIVQLDAGNKNQCIVNLEREIDNLDHSNSQSIVVFQNQQSTEETKFVDDVYDIAKGHERVVISFANDVNSECPPSFRYIPRNVVFQNAYVNFSLARIGESGCGTCSDNCLLSLTPCACSHETGGDYAYTLEGLVKEELLDECISMNRDPKKHCLYYCKECPLERSKNDGILDACKGHLVRKFIKECWWKCGCSKQCGNRVVQRGISRKLQVFMTPGGKGWGLRTLEDLPKGAFVCEYVGEVLTNAELYDRVSERESLNNHSHSYPVLLDADWGSERVLKDEEALCLDATDYGNVARFINHRCFDSTMVEIPVEVETPDHHYYHLAFFTSRKVKALEELTWDYGIDFDDHEHPVKAFRCRCGSKFCRNIKRSSRSRSAAARKVTG